In Acidobacteriota bacterium, a single genomic region encodes these proteins:
- a CDS encoding gamma-glutamylcyclotransferase, giving the protein ELRTAVLHGYARAWNTVGQVIFDDDEESSPVLFLGLALSRDGACNGLLAETEAAELPFLDRREKYYLRIDVTPWIELDRDGPIANAAIYTYVARPECFYDPVRDTLRWEGLGVAQGYRQLIEDGLAERPTEFADAFRRQTWPIPAGIETISRPYRFPDPEQNRATGRDRPAEDGGPARD; this is encoded by the coding sequence GGAGTTGCGCACGGCGGTGCTCCACGGCTACGCCCGAGCCTGGAATACGGTTGGACAGGTGATCTTCGATGACGACGAGGAGTCGAGTCCGGTGCTGTTCCTCGGACTGGCGTTGTCCCGCGACGGGGCTTGCAACGGTCTTCTGGCCGAGACCGAAGCCGCGGAACTTCCTTTTCTGGATCGCCGAGAGAAGTACTACCTGCGCATCGACGTGACGCCATGGATCGAGCTCGACAGGGATGGCCCGATCGCAAATGCCGCCATCTATACCTACGTTGCTCGCCCGGAGTGCTTTTACGACCCGGTGCGCGACACCCTTCGCTGGGAAGGCCTGGGGGTTGCACAGGGGTACCGACAACTGATCGAGGATGGCCTCGCGGAACGTCCCACCGAGTTCGCCGACGCGTTTCGACGACAGACCTGGCCGATTCCTGCCGGAATCGAAACGATCAGTCGACCGTATCGTTTCCCCGATCCGGAGCAGAATCGGGCGACAGGGCGGGATCGGCCGGCCGAGGACGGTGGACCGGCGCGGGATTAA